A single genomic interval of Prionailurus viverrinus isolate Anna chromosome A2, UM_Priviv_1.0, whole genome shotgun sequence harbors:
- the CHDH gene encoding choline dehydrogenase, mitochondrial, producing MWSVLRGWRRRHLSAWGALGRQRPPSVRALASTGPGTGDEYSHVVVGAGSAGCVLAGRLTEDADRRVLLLEAGPKDMLARSKRLSWKIHMPAALVANLCDDRYNWCYHTEPQPGLDGRVLYWPRGRVWGGSSSLNAMVYIRGHAEDYNRWQREGAAGWDYEHCLPYFRKAQSHELGANRYRGGDGPLHVSRGKTNHALHRAFLEAAQQAGYPLTEDMNGFQQEGFGWMDMTIHQGKRWSTACAYLHPALSRPNLTAEAQTFVNRVLFEGTRAVGVEYVKNGQSHRAYASKEVILSGGAINSPQLLMLSGVGNADDLRKLGIPVVCHLPGVGQNLQDHLEIYIQQACTLPITLHSAQKPLRKVRIGLEWLWKFTGDGGTAHLETGGFIRSQPGVPHPDIQFHFLPSQVIDHGRVPTQQEAYQVHVGTMRGTSVGWLKLRSANPRDHPVIQPNYLSTEADIKDFRQCVKLTREIFAQKALEPFRGKELQPGSHVQSDKEIDAFVRAKADSAYHPSCTCKMGQPSDPTAVVDPQTRVLGVENLRVVDASVMPSVVSGNLNAPTIMIAEKAADIIKGQPALQDKDVPVYKPGSLATQR from the exons ATGTGGAGTGTCCTGCGAGGCTGGAGGAGAAGGCATCTGAGCGCATGGGGAGCCCTGGGGCGGCAGCGGCCCCCCAGCGTCCGTGCTCTGGCCAGCACGGGCCCCGGGACTGGGGACGAGTACAGTCACGTGGTGGTGGGTGCGGGCTCGGCGGGCTGCGTGCTGGCCGGGCGGCTCACCGAGGACGCAGACAGGCGTGTGCTGCTGCTGGAGGCCGGGCCCAAGGACATGCTCGCCAGGAGCAAGCGGCTCTCGTGGAAGATCCACATGCCCGCGGCCCTCGTGGCCAATCTGTGCGATGACAGGTACAACTGGTGCTACCACACGGAACCGCAGCCAGGCCTCGACGGCCGCGTGCTGTACTGGCCGCGCGGCCGGGTCTGGGGAGGCTCGTCGTCGCTCAACGCCATGGTCTACATCCGCGGGCACGCAGAGGACTACAACCGCTGGCAGCGGGAAGGCGCGGCCGGCTGGGACTACGAACACTGCCTGCCCTACTTCCGCAAGGCGCAGAGCCACGAACTGGGTGCCAACAGGTACCGCGGCGGCGACGGGCCACTACACGTGTCCCGGGGCAAGACCAACCACGCGCTGCACCGCGCCTTCCTGGAGGCGGCGCAGCAGGCTGGCTACCCCCTCACTGAGGACATGAACGGCTTCCAGCAAGAAGGCTTCGGATGGATGGACATGACCATCCACCAAG GCAAGCGCTGGAGCACAGCCTGTGCGTACCTGCACCCAGCACTGAGCCGCCCCAACCTCACCGCCGAGGCCCAGACGTTTGTGAACAGGGTACTGTTTGAAGGCACGCGTGCAGTGGGTGTGGAGTACGTCAAGAATGGCCAGAGCCACCGG gctTACGCCAGCAAGGAGGTGATTCTGAGTGGGGGCGCCATCAACTCTCCACAGCTGCTCATGCTCTCGGGTGTCGGCAACGCAGACGACCTCAGGAAACTGGGTATCCCGGTGGTGTGCCACCTTCCCG GAGTTGGCCAGAACCTGCAAGACCACCTGGAGATATACATCCAGCAGGCATGTACCCTCCCCATCACTCTCCATTCAGCACAGAAGCCCTTGAGGAAAGTCCGGATTGGTCTAGAGTGGCTCTGGAAGTTCACAG GGGATGGAGGCACAGCCCATCTGGAAACAGGCGGATTCATCCGGAGCCAGCCTGGGGTCCCTCACCCGGACATCCAGTTCCATTTCCTGCCATCCCAAGTGATCGACCACGGACGGGTCCCCACCCAGCAGGAAGCTTACCAG GTGCATGTGGGGACCATGCGGGGTACGAGTGTGGGCTGGCTCAAACTGAGAAGTGCCAACCCCCGGGACCACCCGGTGATTCAACCCAACTACTTGTCAACAG AAGCCGACATTAAGGACTTCCGACAGTGTGTGAAGCTGACCAGAGAAATTTTTGCTCAGAAAGCCCTAGAACCGTTCCGGGGGAAAGAGCTCCAGCCAGGAAGCCACGTGCAGTCAGATAAAGAGATAGATGCCTTTGTGCGGGCAAAAGCGGACAGCGCCTACCACCCCTCGTGCACCTGTAAGATGGGCCAGCCCTCTGACCCCACTGCCGTGGTGGACCCACAGACCAGGGTGCTTGGAGTGGAAAACCTCAGGGTGGTTGATGCCTCCGTCATGCCCAGTGTGGTCAGCGGCAACCTTAACGCCCCCACCATCATGATCGCAGAGAAAGCAGCTGACATCATCAAGGGGCAGCCTGCACTCCAGGACAAGGACGTCCCTGTCTATAAGCCCGGAAGTCTGGCCACCCAGCGCTGA